ACCAGTAAAAAAGATAATGATAAATCAGAATCAGAACCAGAAATTATAGAAATATCCGAAACTACACCCCAAGAATCTATAGAATTTGGTTATCAAAAAATTAGAAAAGAATTAGAGTTAGAATTATTGAACCGTGTTAAAAGTTGTTCACCTGATTTTTTTGAACGGTTGGTAGTCGATTTATTAGTAAAAATGGGTTACGGTGGTTCAAGACGTGACGCAGGGAGAGCAATTGGTAAAGGTGGAGATGGGGGAATTGATGGGATAATTAAAGAAAATAAATTAGGTTTAGATATTGTTTATATTCAAGCTAAACGATGGGATAATACAGTTGTTGGTAGACCAGAAATTCAAAAATTTGTCGGCGCTTTACATGGACAACGAGCGAGAAAAGGTGTTTTTATAACTACTTCTAAATTTTCTCAAGACGCTAGAGAATATGTATCTATAATAGATAGTAAGATTGTTTTAATAGATGGACAAGAATTAGCTCAATTAATGATTGATAATCATGTCGGTGTATCAACTGTCTCTATTTACGAAATCAAAAAAATAGATTCAGACTATTTTACAGATGAGTAAACCTATCTTTTAAACTTAACTATACATGAAAACAAACAACCTACAAGCTGTAGAATTATTTGCTGGTATCGGTGGTTTTCGCTTGGGTTTGCAAAATGCAAATATTGAAACTATCTGGGCTAATGATATCAATGAACTAAGTTATCAAGTTTATGAAAGTAACTTTGGGAAGAATTCAATAGTTTTAGGAGATATCAACAAAATTCCTATATCAGATATACCTAATCATGATATTTTAACTGCTGGTTTTCCTTGTCAGCCATTTAGCCCTGCTGGTAAAAAACTTGGTGTGAGAGATAGCGTTAGAGGAACTTTATTTGAACGCATTGTAGAAATTATAGATGAGAAACAACCTAAATATTTTTTCTTGGAAAATGTCAAAAGACTTTTAACAATGGAAAATGGCTATCATTTCCGAGTTATTTTAAATGCACTATCTGAATTAGATTATTTGATTGAATGGAGAATTATTAGCCCCATCAGTTTTGGTATACCTCAAAATAGAGACAGGATTTTTATTTTTGGTACTAAGTTAAATTCAACAAATATAACTTCTCATTTGTTAGAAAGTACATCTGTTTTTTTAACTAAACCAGATGTGATTGATTTAGAAGAGATAGAACTATTAGTAGACAAGTATATGATACCTATAGTTGTCAATAAAGGTAAAAATTATAACTGGGGAATGGCTTATAAAAATCAAATGTTAACTCTAAATCTTCCAGCTTTACCGGATATTAAACCTAGACAGAAACTAAAAGATATTCTTCAAGATGAAGCAATGGTAGATGCTCAGTTTGATTTTACTATTGACACTTTAGAACGGATTAAAAAAAGTAAGTTTGTAAATCGTTATTGTCATGGTGTGGAATTATTATATAATCAAGATGGAGGTTCAAGACTAGGTTATACAATATTCGGAATTAATGGAATTGCATCAACCTTAACTGCTTCTACATCAAGACATTATGAACGTTATCAAGTAGGTGATAAATTTCGGCGTTTAACTAATGTTGAATATGCCAGATTGATGGGTTTTCCTGATGATTGGTGTCGAGTAGCAAGAATTTACGATCAATATGCTTTATATGGTAATGCAATTGTTCCTGTTTGTGTAGAATGGGTATGTCAAAGAATTGGTAAAATAAATATTGAGTTTACTAAATCTAATTGGCAGCAATTAAGTTTGGCAATTTGAATAAACAATGGAATTACTAACTTTAGAATCTTTGAAAACTGCTGCACGTCATTTTTGTTTAGAACTAAGTGCAACACCAATCCATAATTTGTATGGGGTTACAGATGGAAAAGCAGTAGGAACTTATGTTGAATCTGCTTTTAATCAATATTTATCTACAAGGTACGAATACACCCTTGGTAGTGCTGCATTAGGAATTGATTTTCCTGGACTAGAAGTTGATTTAAAAGTAACATCAATTAAACAACCTCAATCTTCTTGTCCATTTAAAAATGCCAGTCAAAAAGTCTATGGTTTAGGATATAATTTGTTAATATTTGCATACGAAAAAATTGATGATCATAGTTCTCGTAATGCTAATTTAAAATTCCAGAATGTTGTTTTTGTAGATAAGGAACGCACTGGAGATTATCAAACAAGCTACGGTATCAGAGAAATTTTACGCCGCAATGGAAATAAAGATGATGTGATAGCTTTTTTAGAAGAACGCAATTTTCCTTTAGATGAAATCGGCCGTGAAGCACTAGCAGAAAGAATTTTGCAACAACCACCAGAAATTGGCTACCTGACAATTTCCAATGCTTTACAATGGCGATTACAATATAGTAGGGTTATTCAAGTTGCCACAACAGCAACAACAGCAGGTGTAGAAAATCTATTAGTGTAAAAACATCAAAAACCTCAATCTTCCTCTCTGCGCCTCTGCGTGAGATATTCTTATATCAAAAAACAGGGGAAAATCAAAAATCCCCTGGTATATTTATCGACAAACTTCTACCAAAGTATTAGTAAAATTAGGATAAGAAATAGCCGCAGCTTCCGCACGGTGAATAGTCGTAGTACCACTAGCATTGAGAGCAGCGATCGCTAAACTCATACCTATTCTATGATCTGTATGACTGTCTACCTCAGCACCCACCAAAGTCGTCCCACCAGTAATTTCCATCCCATCGGGTAATTCGGTAATTTTAGCACCCATTTTATTGAGTTGTTGCGCCATCACGGTAATGCGATCGCTCTCTTTAACTCGCAACTCCGCCGCATCTCTAATAATTGTTGTCCCTTCTGCAAAAGTTGCAGCTACCGCCAAAATGGGAATTTCATCAATTAATCTAGGTATAATATCCCCAGCAATAGTGCAGCTTTTTAACCTACTAGAACGCACCCGCAAATCTGCGACCGGTTCCCCAGCAACTTCCCGCTGATTTTCTAGCTGGATATCTGCACCCATCATTTCTAAGGCTTCTAAAATTCCCGTGCGGGTAGGGTTTACACCGACATTTTCCACCACCAACTCAGAACCAGGAATAATAGAACCTGCAACTAACCAAAAAGCCGCAGAACTGATATCACCGGGAACAACCACCTTTTGTCCATATAATTTCGCATTCCCCGTCACGGTAACGCTGTTAGTCTCCGGGTCTATACTTAATTCTGCCCCAAAAGCCCTTAACATCCGTTCACTGTGATCTCGTGATAAAGCAGGTTCACTGACAGTAGTTTTACCGTCAGTGTTTAAACCAGCCAACAAAATACAGGATTTTACCTGCGCCGAAGCAATGGGAGAATGATAATGAATCGGTTTAAGAGCTTGTCCTTGAATCGCTAAAGGTGCTAAGGTGTTACCTTTGCGTCCCCAGATTTCTGCGGACATTTGTTGTAAAGGTTTGACAACGCGGGACATGGGACGCGATCGCAAAGAGTCATCACCTGTCACCGTAAAAAACCGCCCAGGATGGGAAGCTAACAGCCCTAACATCAATCTGATGGTTGTACCAGAGTTACCCGCGTTCAATACATCCACAGGTTCTTGAAAGTTCCCTAAACCAATACCTTTAACCCGCACCAACTCTGTATTTAATTCCGAAATTTCCGCACCTAGCGCCCGGAAACAGTGAGCAGTGCTGCGGGGATCTTCTCCTAAAAGCAGTCCTTGAATCTCAGTTTCACCTTCAGCGATCGCACCCAACATTAAAGCCCGA
This genomic interval from Anabaena sphaerica FACHB-251 contains the following:
- a CDS encoding restriction endonuclease encodes the protein MAIPDFQSIMLPLLQYAGDGKEHSLREAITYLADVFNLSDEEKKELLPSGQQAVFDNIVGWTRTHLKKAGLLQDPKRGFFQITERGKEVLSQNPAEINLKFLNQFPEFIEFKTSKKDNDKSESEPEIIEISETTPQESIEFGYQKIRKELELELLNRVKSCSPDFFERLVVDLLVKMGYGGSRRDAGRAIGKGGDGGIDGIIKENKLGLDIVYIQAKRWDNTVVGRPEIQKFVGALHGQRARKGVFITTSKFSQDAREYVSIIDSKIVLIDGQELAQLMIDNHVGVSTVSIYEIKKIDSDYFTDE
- a CDS encoding DNA cytosine methyltransferase, which translates into the protein MKTNNLQAVELFAGIGGFRLGLQNANIETIWANDINELSYQVYESNFGKNSIVLGDINKIPISDIPNHDILTAGFPCQPFSPAGKKLGVRDSVRGTLFERIVEIIDEKQPKYFFLENVKRLLTMENGYHFRVILNALSELDYLIEWRIISPISFGIPQNRDRIFIFGTKLNSTNITSHLLESTSVFLTKPDVIDLEEIELLVDKYMIPIVVNKGKNYNWGMAYKNQMLTLNLPALPDIKPRQKLKDILQDEAMVDAQFDFTIDTLERIKKSKFVNRYCHGVELLYNQDGGSRLGYTIFGINGIASTLTASTSRHYERYQVGDKFRRLTNVEYARLMGFPDDWCRVARIYDQYALYGNAIVPVCVEWVCQRIGKINIEFTKSNWQQLSLAI
- a CDS encoding restriction endonuclease, which produces MELLTLESLKTAARHFCLELSATPIHNLYGVTDGKAVGTYVESAFNQYLSTRYEYTLGSAALGIDFPGLEVDLKVTSIKQPQSSCPFKNASQKVYGLGYNLLIFAYEKIDDHSSRNANLKFQNVVFVDKERTGDYQTSYGIREILRRNGNKDDVIAFLEERNFPLDEIGREALAERILQQPPEIGYLTISNALQWRLQYSRVIQVATTATTAGVENLLV
- the aroA gene encoding 3-phosphoshikimate 1-carboxyvinyltransferase, yielding MSAAVITLKTQENASHNLIIQRPPAGLSLQGRIRVPGDKSISHRALMLGAIAEGETEIQGLLLGEDPRSTAHCFRALGAEISELNTELVRVKGIGLGNFQEPVDVLNAGNSGTTIRLMLGLLASHPGRFFTVTGDDSLRSRPMSRVVKPLQQMSAEIWGRKGNTLAPLAIQGQALKPIHYHSPIASAQVKSCILLAGLNTDGKTTVSEPALSRDHSERMLRAFGAELSIDPETNSVTVTGNAKLYGQKVVVPGDISSAAFWLVAGSIIPGSELVVENVGVNPTRTGILEALEMMGADIQLENQREVAGEPVADLRVRSSRLKSCTIAGDIIPRLIDEIPILAVAATFAEGTTIIRDAAELRVKESDRITVMAQQLNKMGAKITELPDGMEITGGTTLVGAEVDSHTDHRIGMSLAIAALNASGTTTIHRAEAAAISYPNFTNTLVEVCR